The DNA region AGCGTCAAGGTCGGATCTATTGAACTGCTCAACGTCGATGCCATGGTGCTCGATATCGATCATCCTATGGATGTACTGTTGGGAATGTCCTTCCTCGGCCGCCTGGAGATGATCAATTCCAGCGAGACGTTGGTGTTGAAAAAGAAATTCTGAGGTATCAACTCAGGGAGCGGTGGCCATCAGATGGGGTTGGCGCTCTTTGTCGAAGTCGATCATGGCATAGGCTGAGTGATTGTGGATTGATTCGAAGTTCTCCGACTCCACGATGTAGGCCGAAACCCGGTCATCCTGATTCAACTGAGCCGCTACATCGCGCACGATGTCTTCGACAAATTTCGGATTATCGTAGGCTTTTTCGGTCACGAATTTCTCATCAGGCCGTTTCAGAAGGCCATAGAGTTCGCACGAGGCCTCTTTCTCGACCATTTCGATCAATTCCTCGATCCATATGAAACCGCGGGTTTTGACCTGAACTGTGACGTGCGAGCGTTGATTGTGGGCGCCGCGATCGGAGATCTTTTTGGAACAGGGACAAAGGCTGGTGGCTGGGACTATGACCTTGATGGTGGTGACGATCTCGCCGTGACAGATCTCCCCGATCAGCGTGACGTCGTAGTCCATCAGGCTTTGCACTTTGGATACGGGCGCCTTCTTGTTGATGAAATAGGGAAACTGCATCTCTATGTGACCCGCTTCGGCGGCCAGCACATCGACCATCTCAGAGAGCATCTCCTTGAAAGACTCGACAGAGATCTCCTTTTCGCGGCGATTGAGAATCTCGACGAACCGCGACATATGCGTACCCTTGAAGTTGTGCGGTAGATTGACGTACATATTGAAGTTGGCGATGGTGTGCTGCTCGCCATCGCTGCGATCCTTCACTCGCACGGGGTGACGTATATCCTTGATACCGACCTTGTTGATCGGGATGCGTCGGGTATCGCGGCTGCCTTGTACGTCAGCAATCGGTTGCTTGGATAGTTTCTCTGTCGCTGGGGTCATACCGTCACAGTTCCTTGATGCATTGAGATCACCGGTAAACGGTGGTTTGGATCGGGCAAGCAGGAAATAGTTTAGCGAATAACTCGGAAATCGGTGAGAAAAGCGATTATAGCCCGTTGCCGACCCGGGTCGCCATTCCCGAATGGTGATAAGCGGCCAATTCCTAGCGGCTGCGGGCGCCGATATACTGCGAGATCCAGCGCAGGGGGTCGGCCCTCTCGTCCAGACCGGCAATGCTCTCCAGGGCCCGTTCGTGGAGCTCGCCGAGTCTGCGTTTCGATTCGGAAAGGCCCAGCAGGGCGGGGTAGGTGGGTTTGTTGAGCGCTCTATCCGCACCCTGGATCTTACCCATTACCGCCGTTTCACCCTCCTCATCGAGGATATCGTCGCGAATCTGGAACGCCAGTCCGATGCATTTCGCGAAATGTTCCAGGCCCTGCAATGCATCTTTGGTAGGCTCCGGCGCACTCAACGCGCCGAGCCGGACCGAGGCGCGAATCAGGGCCCCGGTCTTGTGGATGTGCATGTCCTCCAGTTCAGCGATATCCAGCTGTTGCCCGATCGAATAAAGATCTATCGCCTGACCGCCCGCCATGCCTCGCGAGCCCGAGGCGAGGGCCAGCGTCTCAATCATCTCCACCTGGCGGAGGGGATCGATCGCACCACCCGTCCGGTGGGCAAGGGTATAGAACGCCAGGGTTTGCAGGGCGTCACCGACCAGCATTGCGGTCGCTTCATCGTAGGCGATGTGGCAGGTGGGGCGGCCGCGACGCAACTCATCGTTGTCCATGCAGGGCAGATCGTCGTGAACCAGGGAGTAGGCATGGATCAGCTCGACCGCGCAGGCCGGGGCATCGAGATCAACGAGTTCGGCCCCGAGTGCGGTACCGGCTGCGTAGACCAGAAAGGGGCGCACCCGTTTCCCCCCGCCCAGCGCGGCATAGCGCATCGCCTCGTGGAGGCGCGTCGGGTGCGTGTCTGCTGGTGGCAACCACTCCCCCAGGACGCGCTCCACGCGGGCCTGGAAGAGATGGAGAAGTTTGCGGAAATCGTCGCTGTCAGTCTTCTTCACGGTCAAAGGGTTCCAGTCGGGCAGTGCCGTTCTTCTCGACCAGCTGTTGTACTTTCTGTTCGGCGTTCCGCAGGGCCTGCTGGCAGGTGCGGGTAAGATAGATACCCCGTTCGAAGGACTTGAGTGACTCCTCGAGGCTGATTTCGCCTTGCTCCATTTGCTCGATAATATGCTCGAGTTCCTCAAGCGCCTTCTCAAAGCTGGGCGGCGTTTTCTTGGCCACGACTTGAACCTCTGCGCAAAGGGGCCTAAACGTTACATTAGAGGCTGCGACACGGTCAAACGAGAGGCGAGATCGGCGATCTACAACCGGCCGGTGCGGTTTGCGGCACCGAAATTCGCCCGGGTCCTTGACACCCGGTGGGAGCTGCTATAATTCACTCGTAGCTTTTTAGACTCAATCTAAATCGATGCTGTGCGCGTACTGCGCTGGCATCGTCTTACCCGCAGGAGGCATCACCATGGAACTGAAAAACAGCAAGACACACGAAAATCTGAAGGCTGCTTTTGCCGGAGAATCGCAAGCCAATCGCCGCTACCTCTATTTCGCCGCCAAGGCAGATGTGGAAGGCTATAACGACGTTGCCGCCCTGTTCCGCTCGACGGCAGAGGGTGAAACGGGACATGCTCACGGCCATCTGGAGTACATGGAAGTCGTTGGCGATCCGGCGACCGGAGAGCCGATCGGACCGACACGCGACAATCTGAAAGCGGCGGTTGCCGGTGAAACCCACGAGTACACCGATATGTACCCCGGCATGGCCAAGTCAGCGCGGGACGAGGGTTTCGACGAGATCGCCGATTGGTTTGAAACGCTCGCCAAGGCGGAGCGGTCCCACGCCCGCCGCTTCCAGAAAGCGCTGGACGAGATGGAAGACTGATTGAGGCACCAGGGGCGGGCTTCGTGCCCGCTCTTTCTCAACTGGATTTGATCGTTGTGAGGGAGCATTGATGACAGATGTCAGTTCCGATCCGGTGCGCGAAGGCAGTACCCAAGCGCCCGAACGCCATCCGCTCGATTGGCAGGATCCGCAGTTTTACGATCAGCCGCTCCTGCTCAAAGAGCTGGAGCGCGTCTTTGACATCTGCCATGGGTGCCGCCGCTGTTTCAGTCTGTGCAATGCGTTTCCGACGCTGTTCGATGCCATTGACGATTCCGACAGTGGCGAGATCGACGGTATCGGACACCCGGTCTACTGGGAGGTGGTCGATCACTGCTACCTGTGTGATCTCTGCTTCATGACCAAGTGCCCCTATGTGCCGCCACACACCTTCAATATCGATTTCCCACATCTGATGCTGCGTGCCAAGGCGGTCAAGCACCGTCAGGGACGCGACAAGATCCGCGATAAAATTCTTACCTCCACCGATGTGGTTGGACGCATCGCCTCGATCCCCGTCGTGGCCCAGACCGTCAATGCCGTCAATCGCAATGGCATCATGCGCAAGGCCCTGGAAGCGGCCCTCGGCGTGCATCATGAAGCGATACTCCCGCCTTATCACAGTCGTACCCTGCGCCGGCGGGTGGCCAGTGAAGAGCGGACTGCCACCGCGGTTGGGGATACCACGGGGCGGGTGATGCTCTTCAGCACCTGTTACGGCAACTATAACGAGCCGCAGATTGGTGAAGATCTGGTGGCTGTTTTCCGCCACAACGGGATCTCGGTGCGGCTGCCGGACTCCGAGCGATGTTGCGGCATGCCCAAACTGGAGTTAGGCGATTTCGAGTCGGTGCAGAAAGCCAAGGAGGTCAATATTCCCGAACTCGTGCGCTGGATCGATGAGGGTTGGGATATTGTCGCCCCGGTTCCCTCCTGCGTGTTGATGTTCAAGCAGGAATTGCCGCTGCTTTTCCCCGACGATCCCGAAGTGGCGAAGGTCAGGGCAGCCATCTACGATCCCTTCGAGTATCTCTATTTGCGCCACAAGGGCGGAGCACTGAGCAACGATTTCAAAGTGAAGCTGGGGAAAGTTGCTTACCATGTGGCCTGCCATCTGCGTGTACAGAACATCGGACTCAAGACTCGCGACGTACTGAAGCTTGTCCCTGACACTGAAATTGAAGTGATCGAGCGCTGTTCCGGCCACGACGGGACTTACGCGGTGAAGAAAGAGTTTCACGAATTTTCCATGAAGATTGGCCGACCGGTGGCCAACAAGGTGCGCGATAGTGGCGCGGATTATTACGCCAGCGACTGCCCGATGGCGGGCCATCAGATCGAAAACGGACTGCGCAACGGCAGCGAGCCCACGCATCCGATGAGCCTGTTGCGCAAGGCTTACGGTATCTGAAAAGTTTTTACTTTGGGGGAGCAGAGGTATGGCTAATGAGGGATACCACGAACCGATTGCGGAGTTGAGTGCCGAGACCCGGGACATGCATCGCGCGATAGTCTCGCTGATGGAAGAGCTGGAAGCGGTTGACTGGTACAACCAGCGCGTCGACGCCTGCACCGATCACGAACTGAAGGCAATCCTGGCGCACAATCGTGACGAGGAAAAAGAGCATGCGTCGATGGTGTTGGAGTGGATACGCCGTCGCGACCCCAGTTTCGACAAAGAGTTGCGTGACTACCTGTTTACCGAAAAGCCGATCGCGCACGAATAGGAGTGATGGGCGGAGTTTGTTGATGGAGAAACTGAATCGATCCGATCTCTACTCGCTGGAGAAGTACGCCGAGCTGCGCCCTTCGTTCCGCGACAAAGTGATGGCGCATAAACGATCGCGCAGCGTGCCGCTTGGTGAACACATCACCCTCTATTTTGAAGACCGGCTCACCATGCAGTACCAGATTCAGGAGATGTTGCGCGTTGAGCGTATTTTTGAAGCGGCAGGCATCCAGGAGGAGTTGGACGTCTACAATCCCCTGATTCCCGACGGGTGCAATTGGAAGGCCACCATGATGATCGAATATCCCGATGTGGACGAGCGTCGTGGAGCTCTGGCGCGCATGGCGGGTATCGAACATCGTGTCTGGGTCCAGATTGACGGCTATGACCGCGTGTGGGGAATTGCCGATGAAGACCTGGAGCGCAGCAATGCGAGTAAAACCTCGGCGGTTCACTTCATGCGGTTTGAACTGACACCGGAGATGGCGGTTTCAGCCCGCTCCGGTGCAGGTATCGCCATGGGCATCGATCATCCCGCCTGTTCGTTCACTTTGGCTCAAGTGCCAACCGAGACCCACGCCAGCCTGGTTGGCGACCTGGAAGTCGCTTCCCACTAAGGCAGCCTGCCAAACTGAACCAAGGTTCTCGCATCGCCTACGATCGCGGGTTAGACTAGCGCCCGTCGTGAAAACGGGTCGCTTCCACCTCTTTGCTGCACTAGTGTTTTCACTCTGGTTGGGAACCGGGGTGTCACCGGTTGCGTACGCGGAGGACATACTCTATGGGCCAAGTCCCAAGGAGCGTATGCATCAGTATGCGGCCCCGGGGGATAGACAGTGGAGGGAGCTGACACTCGAACTTCCCCCCTACCCGGACCCGGCACGCCTGCGGGGCGGGGAGTTGGTGATCACCGGCGCGCAGCTCACCTACCAGTTGGATGTCGATTCGATCCGCGTCGATGCTGACGAGGTCGTTCGCTACGCCATCGTCATCACCTCCTCAACGGGTGCACGGAATGTTTTCTACGAAGGTATTCGTTGTCAGACGGCTGAGTACAAGAGCTATGCCTACGGTAGTCAGGGCAAATGGAGCGCAGCGGTATATCCGCGGTGGCAATCGATCGGGCAGATTGGCAGTTCGAGCCATCGTCGGGAGCTGTTTCTCTACTATTTCTGTAACGAATACCACCGTCCCGTGACGCGTGATCAGGTATTGGCACGCCTCATCAACCCTTACCGAATCGAGGGGGGACGCCCTTGAGTTTGATACCCCCTGTCCGTCGAGGAGCCGCATGAGCTACGACGCCTCTGCCATCGAGGTGCTCACAGGATTGGACCCGGTGCGCAAACGCCCCGGTATGTACACCGACACCAGTCGCCCGAACCATCTCGCGCAAGAGGTGATCGATAACTCGGTCGATGAGGCGATCGCCGGTTACGCCAAACGCATCGAGGTCACGCTCTACAAAGACGGTTCGCTGGAAGTGATCGACGATGGGCGTGGTATGCCCGTCGACTTGCACCCCGATCTCAAGATTCCAGGCATCGAAGTGATCCTGACACGGCTCCATGCAGGCGGTAAATTCTCGGACAAAAATTACGAGTTCTCCGGCGGCCTGCATGGTGTCGGAGTCTCGGTGGTGAACGCCCTCTCCAGACACCTGGAGGTGTGGGTGCGTCGCGGCGGCCATGAGTACAACATGGCGTTTGCCGATGGGGCGGTCGTGTCTCCGCTGGAGGAGGTGGGCAAGGTCGGTAAGCAGAATACCGGCACCACCCTGCGGTTTTGGCCGGATCCGCGCTATTTCGACAATCCCAAGTTCTCCCTGCCGCGTTTGAAACATGTGCTGCGCGCCAAAGCGGTGCTGTGTCCAGGACTCCATGTCTCGTTTCTCGATGAAGCGAGCGGTGAGCGTATCGAATGGCGCTACGAGGAGGGCTTACGCGACTATCTGCTCGGTGAACTCAACGGTCTCGAATGTTTGCCCAATGAGGCGTTTGTCGGCCACATGGAGGGTCACCGCGAGGTTGCGGATTGGGCGGTGGTTTGGGTGCCCGAGGCCGGCGAGCTGATCGCCGAAAGCTATGTCAACCTGATTCCGACGTCCCAGGGAGGTACGCATGTCAACGGACTGCGCACCGGGTTGACCGAAGCGATCCGCGAGTTCTGCGAATTTCGCAATCTGTTGCCGCGCGGCGTAAAGATCAGTCCCGATGATGTCTGGGATCGGCTCGCCTACATCCTCTCCGTCAAGTTGGCCGATCCACAATTCTCCGGCCAAACCAAGGAGCGACTCTCCTCGCGGGAGTGCGCGCCCTTCGTCTCCGGCGTGGTCAAGGATGCTTTCAGCCTGTGGCTCAATCAGCATACTGATATGGCCGAACGGATCGCGGAGCTCGCCTTGGCTAACGCTCAACGACGTTTGCGAGCGGGGCGCACGGTTACCCGTAAGAAGGTGACCAGCGGCCCGGCGTTGCCCGGTAAGTTGGCTGATTGCACCCTGCAGGATCCGCTGCGCACCGAGCTCTTCCTGGTCGAGGGTGATTCGGCCGGAGGGTCGGCGAAGCAGGCGCGCGATCGTGAGTATCAGGCGGTCATGCCGCTGCGCGGGAAAATTCTCAACAGCTGGGAGGTGGACTCATCACAGGTGCTCGCCTCGCAGGAGATTCACGATATCTCGGTGGCGATCGGTGTCGAACCCGGATCTGAAGACCTCTCGGGGTTGCGTTACGGTAAGATCTGCATTCTGGCCGACGCCGATTCCGATGGTGCCCACATCGCGACGCTGTTGTGCGCGCTGTTCGTGCGTCACTTCCGGCCGCTGGTATTTGCCGGAAATGTCTATGTCGCAATGCCGCCGCTCTATCGCATCGATGTTGGTAAAGAGGTCTTCTACGCTTTGGACGATCCGGAAAAACAGGGTGTGCTGGATCGTATCGCCGCCGAGGGGATACGCGGCAAGGTCAACGTACAGCGCTTCAAAGGGCTGGGGGAGATGAATCCGTTGCAGCTGCGGGAGACCACTATCGCACGCGATACACGGCGATTGATCCAGCTCACGCTTGAACCCGGTGACAACACCAACAAGATGATGGATATGCTGCTGGCCAAGAAGCGTGCGGCGGACCGCAAGGCGTGGTTGGAGAAGAAAGGGGATAGGGCGGAGGTTTGATGGTTTGACAGGTGTTGGGCTTTGTGCGGCTGCGCCGCGGTTATTTGGTGCGGGGATTCCGTCCCCGCGGCCGGGTAACTTTCTTGTGACGACAAGAAAATTACCAAAGAAGCGTTCCCAACGGCCGCGCCGATCTTTGATCGGTTCCCTGCGTTGCTCGGTCTGTGAGGGGTTTCATCGACAGCGCATCCTTGCGCTGGCGATGAAAGCTTCGCCTTCCCTGGCTCGCCCCTGCGGGCCTTGACCTCACAGCCCTGCGCTACTCGGCGCTGCCGACGGGAGGGTAAACGTCCTTTCTCCCCTTCAGCGCAGCCGAGCACCGGAGCGAACAGCGGAATAGAGCGAGCGCATGTCTGAGTGATCCCGCAGGGATCGCGAGTTCGCGAGCGCCGCTGGTCGCGGAGGCGCGCAGGGAACCCGCCAAAGGCGGGCTGCGCTGTGGGGTGTCATTTCTTTTGGCTACTTTTCTTTGGACAAGCAAAGAAAAGTAGTCCGATTTCGGGGGCGGACTCCCCGATTAAATTCATTGCGGCGCAGCCGCACAATCAATTGAGACAAAGCTGATAAAGACAAAACCATGATCGAATCCGGCGAGCTCAACTTCGAAGGCGTGGAGAAACTCCCGCTCAAGACCTTTACCGAACAGGCGTACTTGAACTACTCGATGTACGTCATCCTTGATCGTGCGCTGCCAAATGTCGGCGACGGAATGAAACCGGTTCAACGACGCATCGTCTACGCCATGTCGGAACTGGGGCTCAATGCGGCGGCAAAGTTCAAGAAATCAGCGCGCACCGTGGGCGACGTGCTGGGTAAGTTCCATCCTCACGGGGACAGCGCCTGTTACGAGGCGATGGTATTGATGGCGCAACCCTTCTCCTATCGCTACCCACTGATCGATGGGCAGGGCAACTGGGGCTCGCCGGACGATCCGAAATCCTTTGCCGCCATGCGTTATACGGAAGCCAGGCTCACCAGGTTCGCAGAGGTCCTGCTCAGCGAGTTGGGACAGGGCACCGTGGATTGGGGTCCCAACTTCGACGGCACCCTGGAAGAGCCCAAGGTGCTACCCGCGCGATTGCCCACGGTATTGCTCAACGGCGCCATGGGTATCGCTGTGGGTATGGCCACCGATATCCCGCCGCACAACGTTCGCGAAGTGGCGAGCGCGGCCATCCGCTTGCTGGAGCATCCCAAAACCACCGTAGCCGATCTCTGCGAGCACGTGCTTGGCCCGGATTATCCCACCGAGGCGGAGATCATCACCCCGCGCGAGGAGTTAAAGCGACTCTACGAGACCGGCAACGGCTCGGTGCGCACCCGGGCCCGCTGGGAGATCGAGAACGGCGATGTGATCATCACCGCGTTACCGCATCAGGTGTCGGGTGCGCGCATTCTTGAGCAGATCGCGCAGCAGATGCAGGCCAAAAAATTGCCCATGGTCGAGGATCTGCGCGACGAGTCGGATCACGAGAATCCCACGCGCCTGGTTATCGTGCCGCGCTCCAACCGGATCGATATCGAGGGTCTGATGTCGCACCTGTTTGCCACTACCGATCTGGAGCGCACCCATCGCGTCAACCTCAACATGATCGGCCTCGATGGCCGCCCGCGGGTGCATAATCTGCGCGAGGTGCTCAGTGAGTGGCTCAACTTTCGTACCGCGACGGTACGCAGGCGGCTGCAGTGGCGTCTCGATAAGGTGCTCGAGCGGTTGCATACCCTCGACGGTCTGCTGATTGCCTACCTCAACATCGATGAAGTGATCGCCATTATCCGTACCGAAGACCACCCCAAGGCGGTGTTGATGGGACGCTTCCAGCTCACCGAGGCTCAAGCCGAAGCGATCCTCAATCTCAGGCTGCGTCACCTAGCCAGACTTGAGGAGATGAAGATCCGCGGTGAGCAGGCGGAACTCGCCGATGAGCGCAGTCAGTTGGAGAAAGTGCTCAATTCACCCAAACGGCTGCGCACGCTGATCCGCGACGAAATCGCTGCCGATGCGGAGACCTACGGCGATGCGCGACGTTCGCCATTGATCGAACGCCGGGCCGCACAGGCACTGGACGAAACCCAGTTGGTGCCCACCGAACCGCTGACGGTGGTGCTTTCGGAGAAAGGCTGGGTGCGGGCCGCCAAGGGTCATGACATCGATTGCACAACGCTGGCTTACAAGGCTGGTGATGGCTTCCTGAGCGCAGCGCGCGGACGCAGTAACCAGCCCGCGGTTTTCATCGACTCCACCGGGCGCAGCTATTCGCTGCCGGCTCACACCTTCCCGTCGGCACGCGGCCAGGGGGAACCGTTGACGGGGCGTTTGTCGCCGCCTTCGGGTGCGTCGTTTCGCGCGGTGCTGATGGGCCCACCGGAGAGTCGACTGCTGCTCTGCTCCGATGCCGGTTATGGATTCATCACCAAACTGGAGGAGTTGCTGGCCAAGAACAAGTCGGGTAAGGCGGTGCTTGCGCTGCCGCGCGGGGCGCAGGTGCTGCCACCGTGCTGGGTCAGTGATCCGCAGAGCGACCTGATTGCGGCGATCAGCAGCCGTGGCAATCTTCTGGTTTTCCACGCCGCGGAGTTACCGGAACTCGGTAAAGGCAAGGGCAACAAGCTGATCGGGATTCCATCGGCGCGGGTAAAAAATCGCGAGGAGGTGATGATTGCCGCCCTCAGTATTCCCGAGGGCGGCGTATTGACGCTCTATTGCGGAAAACGACATATGAATCTACGTTACAGCGACCTGCTGGCACAGCTGGGCGAACGCGGCAGACGCGGCAATCGGCTACCACGCGGATTTCAGAATGTCGATCGCGCGGAGGTAGAAACCAAGGCGTAACCCAAGACGCTTCAGGGCTGCGCGGGAAGCTGCTGGCTGCGCAACCGTTCCAGTTTCTCGATGACCCGATCAGCCCGGTCAAGGCGAGCCTGGGCCAAGGTGTTGGAGGGATCGAGAATGACCACCTCCTGCCACAGGTCGCGCGCTTGGCGAAACAGGCCGCGGCGGTAGAGCGAATTTCCTTCGTTGAGCAGATGCTCGACTCGCGTCTGTTTGTTGAGCTGGAACTCGGCGTCGAGCTTGGCAAGCGCCGGGTCTTGATTGTCGATGGCCTGAGCGGCGGCCAGGGCGTCGCGCGCGGCGACCAGGTCATCGTCCGTCAGCGCTTTGCGCGCGGCAGCGAGGTAATTCTCAAACTGACGACGCACTTGAACCACCTGAGCTTTGTGCCGGCGTTCGCGACTGGCCGATCGTTGCTTCTCACGCGACACACGCAGCGCGTTCAGCCCTTTGCTTGCGGCGGGATCGGGCTGGATTTGCTGCGCCAACGTAAAACTCCTTTCGGCGATCGTGACCTTGCCCTCTTTCAGGGCACGCTGCCCCTGCGCGATCAGCGCCGGGTGCAGGCGCGCCAGTTCCTGGTCGATATCTGCGAGTTTCCAGCCGTCTGTCCAGTTGGCGCCCGCCAGCGTGCGGCGTTTTTCGAGCACGCCTCGCTGCTGCAGTAGCCAGCTGCCGCGAGCCAGCATGAGATC from Pseudomonadota bacterium includes:
- a CDS encoding GTP cyclohydrolase I FolE2; amino-acid sequence: MTPATEKLSKQPIADVQGSRDTRRIPINKVGIKDIRHPVRVKDRSDGEQHTIANFNMYVNLPHNFKGTHMSRFVEILNRREKEISVESFKEMLSEMVDVLAAEAGHIEMQFPYFINKKAPVSKVQSLMDYDVTLIGEICHGEIVTTIKVIVPATSLCPCSKKISDRGAHNQRSHVTVQVKTRGFIWIEELIEMVEKEASCELYGLLKRPDEKFVTEKAYDNPKFVEDIVRDVAAQLNQDDRVSAYIVESENFESIHNHSAYAMIDFDKERQPHLMATAP
- a CDS encoding (2E,6E)-farnesyl diphosphate synthase, with product MKKTDSDDFRKLLHLFQARVERVLGEWLPPADTHPTRLHEAMRYAALGGGKRVRPFLVYAAGTALGAELVDLDAPACAVELIHAYSLVHDDLPCMDNDELRRGRPTCHIAYDEATAMLVGDALQTLAFYTLAHRTGGAIDPLRQVEMIETLALASGSRGMAGGQAIDLYSIGQQLDIAELEDMHIHKTGALIRASVRLGALSAPEPTKDALQGLEHFAKCIGLAFQIRDDILDEEGETAVMGKIQGADRALNKPTYPALLGLSESKRRLGELHERALESIAGLDERADPLRWISQYIGARSR
- a CDS encoding exodeoxyribonuclease VII small subunit, which translates into the protein MAKKTPPSFEKALEELEHIIEQMEQGEISLEESLKSFERGIYLTRTCQQALRNAEQKVQQLVEKNGTARLEPFDREED
- a CDS encoding rubrerythrin; protein product: MELKNSKTHENLKAAFAGESQANRRYLYFAAKADVEGYNDVAALFRSTAEGETGHAHGHLEYMEVVGDPATGEPIGPTRDNLKAAVAGETHEYTDMYPGMAKSARDEGFDEIADWFETLAKAERSHARRFQKALDEMED
- a CDS encoding Fe-S oxidoreductase: MTDVSSDPVREGSTQAPERHPLDWQDPQFYDQPLLLKELERVFDICHGCRRCFSLCNAFPTLFDAIDDSDSGEIDGIGHPVYWEVVDHCYLCDLCFMTKCPYVPPHTFNIDFPHLMLRAKAVKHRQGRDKIRDKILTSTDVVGRIASIPVVAQTVNAVNRNGIMRKALEAALGVHHEAILPPYHSRTLRRRVASEERTATAVGDTTGRVMLFSTCYGNYNEPQIGEDLVAVFRHNGISVRLPDSERCCGMPKLELGDFESVQKAKEVNIPELVRWIDEGWDIVAPVPSCVLMFKQELPLLFPDDPEVAKVRAAIYDPFEYLYLRHKGGALSNDFKVKLGKVAYHVACHLRVQNIGLKTRDVLKLVPDTEIEVIERCSGHDGTYAVKKEFHEFSMKIGRPVANKVRDSGADYYASDCPMAGHQIENGLRNGSEPTHPMSLLRKAYGI
- a CDS encoding ferritin, encoding MANEGYHEPIAELSAETRDMHRAIVSLMEELEAVDWYNQRVDACTDHELKAILAHNRDEEKEHASMVLEWIRRRDPSFDKELRDYLFTEKPIAHE
- a CDS encoding DUF3501 family protein; translated protein: MEKLNRSDLYSLEKYAELRPSFRDKVMAHKRSRSVPLGEHITLYFEDRLTMQYQIQEMLRVERIFEAAGIQEELDVYNPLIPDGCNWKATMMIEYPDVDERRGALARMAGIEHRVWVQIDGYDRVWGIADEDLERSNASKTSAVHFMRFELTPEMAVSARSGAGIAMGIDHPACSFTLAQVPTETHASLVGDLEVASH
- the parE gene encoding DNA topoisomerase IV subunit B, with protein sequence MSYDASAIEVLTGLDPVRKRPGMYTDTSRPNHLAQEVIDNSVDEAIAGYAKRIEVTLYKDGSLEVIDDGRGMPVDLHPDLKIPGIEVILTRLHAGGKFSDKNYEFSGGLHGVGVSVVNALSRHLEVWVRRGGHEYNMAFADGAVVSPLEEVGKVGKQNTGTTLRFWPDPRYFDNPKFSLPRLKHVLRAKAVLCPGLHVSFLDEASGERIEWRYEEGLRDYLLGELNGLECLPNEAFVGHMEGHREVADWAVVWVPEAGELIAESYVNLIPTSQGGTHVNGLRTGLTEAIREFCEFRNLLPRGVKISPDDVWDRLAYILSVKLADPQFSGQTKERLSSRECAPFVSGVVKDAFSLWLNQHTDMAERIAELALANAQRRLRAGRTVTRKKVTSGPALPGKLADCTLQDPLRTELFLVEGDSAGGSAKQARDREYQAVMPLRGKILNSWEVDSSQVLASQEIHDISVAIGVEPGSEDLSGLRYGKICILADADSDGAHIATLLCALFVRHFRPLVFAGNVYVAMPPLYRIDVGKEVFYALDDPEKQGVLDRIAAEGIRGKVNVQRFKGLGEMNPLQLRETTIARDTRRLIQLTLEPGDNTNKMMDMLLAKKRAADRKAWLEKKGDRAEV
- the parC gene encoding DNA topoisomerase IV subunit A, whose translation is MIESGELNFEGVEKLPLKTFTEQAYLNYSMYVILDRALPNVGDGMKPVQRRIVYAMSELGLNAAAKFKKSARTVGDVLGKFHPHGDSACYEAMVLMAQPFSYRYPLIDGQGNWGSPDDPKSFAAMRYTEARLTRFAEVLLSELGQGTVDWGPNFDGTLEEPKVLPARLPTVLLNGAMGIAVGMATDIPPHNVREVASAAIRLLEHPKTTVADLCEHVLGPDYPTEAEIITPREELKRLYETGNGSVRTRARWEIENGDVIITALPHQVSGARILEQIAQQMQAKKLPMVEDLRDESDHENPTRLVIVPRSNRIDIEGLMSHLFATTDLERTHRVNLNMIGLDGRPRVHNLREVLSEWLNFRTATVRRRLQWRLDKVLERLHTLDGLLIAYLNIDEVIAIIRTEDHPKAVLMGRFQLTEAQAEAILNLRLRHLARLEEMKIRGEQAELADERSQLEKVLNSPKRLRTLIRDEIAADAETYGDARRSPLIERRAAQALDETQLVPTEPLTVVLSEKGWVRAAKGHDIDCTTLAYKAGDGFLSAARGRSNQPAVFIDSTGRSYSLPAHTFPSARGQGEPLTGRLSPPSGASFRAVLMGPPESRLLLCSDAGYGFITKLEELLAKNKSGKAVLALPRGAQVLPPCWVSDPQSDLIAAISSRGNLLVFHAAELPELGKGKGNKLIGIPSARVKNREEVMIAALSIPEGGVLTLYCGKRHMNLRYSDLLAQLGERGRRGNRLPRGFQNVDRAEVETKA